GAGTTAAAACAGTGGAAGGGCTGAAGAGGGTAACATTGATCCATCCACAAGAAAGAGTCACagggaaaaaacaataaaataagtattaggagttcccgtcacggctcagtggttaacaaatccaacgaggaaccacgaggttgcggattcgatccctggccttgctcagtgggttaggtatctggcattgccatgagctgtggtgtaggttgcaggcacggctcggatcctgcgttgctgtggctgtggtgtagcccagcagctacaggtccaactagaccccggcctgggaatctccatataccatgggagcaaaaatggcaaaaagacaataaaataaaataaaataaatattaaaaagacaaaaaaagtcataGAGAAATGAAAGGATGCAACATTAGGAGCAAGTAGATGACAGCAAAAATTAGGGAAGAGGGTAAAATAATCCCATGAGATTTATTTTAGGGGAGGGAGAATGGTCTGGAAGCAGTAATGATTTGCCCTCTTAACAAAGCCCAGCTGAAGACACAGTCCCACCACCCGCATCGCCTCCTCTCTCCCGCTCAGAGGACTCAAGTTGAGGACGAAGAGAAGCTGGTGCCTGTGCTGCAGATGCTGATAAAGAAATCAGTGAACAAAGCAGCGATGGAGGCAGCCCTGTGCTTGGGGTTCCTGAGGCCCTGTAACAACATAGCCCGAGAGTACCTGCTGCAGTGCCTGTGCCAAGGGCCGAAGACCCAGCAGATGAAGGTGGGAGGGCCAGGGGGGCTCCCTGGGGAGCACTGGGGAAACAGTGCTgactttggtggggggggggtctggacCCTGTCATCCTCATCCCAGGGAAAAGAAGCTTCGTTCGGTAGGGAGCACTGCAGTGTCCTCTGTGTGCTTGTGACAATGGACAGACAGGAGTACACGGTCATATGGATGTCAGTGTACACGTGTCTGTGTCTATTCGATTGGTCTGGGTGTGCATTCATGTACATACacctgtgtgcacacatgcatatgtGCTCTTGCTCAAGAGGCAAAGAGGGAAGACAAAGGACCCCACCTGCTCCCTACACGTCTAGCCCTCAAGTCTGCTTGGCCATCCAGAAGCCTCCTGGTCCTGTAtaccccaccctgccctgcccgcCCCACAGGCACTTAGTATGCTGGTCAAGATAATGGGTGTGCACTCGGCCACGGTCATCAGGACCATCCTAGACCAGCTGTGCGATTCCAGTGCCCTTGAGGTAAGCTCAAGGGCTGCCTAGTACCCCTCCTTCTCCAGCACCAGCACAGGGCTGGGGGATGAGGGGGTCTATCCTTCACGCCTCCCCTATCCCTGCCCGCAGCATCGCTTTGAAGCCATTCAGATGCTCAAAACCATTGGGTTAGAGCGGATCCAAGCACACGGCCTAGAAGGACTCACATTTGACCTGCTCAGGAGGAAGACATATAATGAACCGTTCTTCGTGAGTGAGACCAAAGCTCCCAGGCCCAGACAGCCCAAatctctctccacctctctctAGAGAGCCCCTGGGCTTGGCTCCTCccacactgccccccaccccagtccgGAGCCTCACATTCACCTACCTACTCCGCCTGTTTTCAAGCTAACTGGTCTTCCGCCAGGCAGTTCTCTCAGCTTAAAATGCCCTGAGTCATCCCTCCCCCCTCTGCAAGGTGGGAAACTGTCTCATGCTTTCAGTCCCACTGGTAAGtactcctctctccctctgcctattaaaatatagttgccccatcgagttcccattgtggctcagcggtaacaaacctgactagcatccatgaggatgtagtttgatccttggcctcgctcaggttaagcttccgatgttgccatgagctatgggacaggttgcagacacaactctgatcccacggtgctgtggccgtggtgtaggccagcagttgcagctctgatctgacccctagtgccagtgtgactctaaaaagctaaacaaacaaataaataattgccCCATCCAGACCCATCCACACACCTCCTATGGGAAGTGTTCCCAAATCACCAAAACCAGACTCATCCTGCCTTCCTCTATGCTCTCtcgcctttttttctttttttggtctttttagggccgcacccatggcatatggaagttcccaggctagcagtggaatcagaactgcaactacaactgccggcctacaccacagccacagcaacgcaggatccgagccgtgcctgcaacctacaccacagctcatggcaatgccagacacctaacccactgagcaaggccagggatcgaacctgagtcctcatggatactatcaggttcattaccactgagccacaatggaaactcctgtgctTCCTTGCTTTTATCTTTGATACAGCTTTttacaaaagcagccacagaacttctgaagacatttttctaaagtgtAAATCAGACTGCAGCTCACCTCTGGCTAGAAGTTCTCAATGGTTCCCCAACCCTAGGAGGGCTTACGTTGCCCTCCACCACCCAAGGCCTGCCCACCCCTCAACACCCTCCTGGCAAAGACCCACACAGCTGAGCTTGGGCACACTCTGTCCTGATTCATACCTGTGGTCCCAGTGTAATGACTCAGCTTAAAATGCCCTGAGTCATCCCTCCCCATTCGGAAGAGTCCATTTGGCCACGTAGGTAAACTGAACTAATTTCTGTTCCCAAACCTGCACTTTCTTTTGCCTccaagcattttttccccctctgtctttctgccttttttctagggctgctccttcggcatatgtagattcccaggctatgggtggaatcggagctgtagccaccagcctacaccagagccacagcaactcaggatccaagccgcatctgcgacctacaccacagctcatggcaacgccggatccttaacccactgagcaaggccagggatcgaacccgcaacctcatggttcctagtcggattcgttaaccactgcgccacgacaggaactcctgcctccaACACAtgctctccctctgcccaggcAATCTGCCGCCAGCCCTCGGCCTGATTAACTCCCACTCATGCTCCAGGTTTCAGCCGAGGCATCATTTCCTCCAGCGAGTCTTCCTGGTACCCAGGCTGAGTCAGGAGACTCTCTCATTGCCCTTCCACTTAGTTCAGTAGCATACCTCCTATTCACCTGTCTGCTTCTGCCACCAGACCACGAGCTCCTCAAGGCAGGGACCACATGTAGCACaaagtaaatgttcaataaaggTCTGCGAAGCACTTAAGGGTATACCCCTGTGACCCCTCTCTCTGTTGTCCCACTTTAACCCCTCTTCAGGCTATGAGGCAGGCTGTTGCTGAAACTGTGGAAGAGCTCAAGATGAAGCCCGCAATGATGAACTTGGTGGAGGCGTGAGTGGCTTGGGCTGGAGCTGCCAGGGCAAATCCCAGGCTGTGGGAAGGGGGCTGAGGGTCAGAGAGAGTTGAGAACCTACTGCCTGTTCTCAGTTCATGCTTGTCCGTCCGCCTCCCCAAGTCACTCTTAGCCCCCTGGgctcttcttcatctgtaaaaaggggcTGAGAGTGTTATTAGCCAACATTCAGGGCTGCTATAAAGCTCAAATTAGGATGAGGACATGAAAGGGACTTTGATGGAGGTAAAGTTCTAGACAGACGCGAGTCGTGAGCATCACTTGCTGCCTGCTGGAAAACTGTGGTACCAGCCTCTCCCCAGTCCTTGTTCTGACCCAAGAAACGAAGAGGAGGGAGTTAATGAAATTAACATCTCTCACTGGCCTTAAGCCCGACTCACTCTGGACTGTAAGATGcagccagcctccctccccttcctcttaaTCGTACCATAACACATCCACGCCCTTCTCCACAGGCAACTAATGAGCTCAAACACCACTGCACGCCAGGAAGCAGTCATCTCTTTGGTAAGGCCAGCTCCACCACTCTGACCAGATGGGGTTGATGGCAGGCACGGTGGGCAGTTGAGCCGAGTtcctgaagaaaagaaagggctaTAAAGTTTGGGGAGGTGGTGTattggcttttccttttttttttttctttttttttctttttgccttatctagggccgctcccacggcatatgggggttcccaggctaggggtctaatcagagctgtagccgccggcctacgccagagccacagcaacttgggatctgagccacgtctgcgacctacaccacagctcacggcaatgccagatccttaaccccaccaagcaaggccagggatcgaacccgcaacctcatggttcctagtcggatttgttaaccactgcgccacaacaggaactcctgcttactttttaattttagcattcTAGCCCTACTAGTTCAGGAAAACCTTTCCTTCAGGACTGGAGGTAGGGAGGATAAGGGATGGGAGATGGGAAGAAGGGACACTGTTTAGAGATGGCTTTAACTCTTCTGGTGAAAAATTGTACCAGAACCCAATGCAGTGGCCCCAAAAGGCAGGGAAAGCCACCTCTCCCTATCTTGACCGGGGTCATCACTATTGCGGTAAAGAGCATAGCATTTTCCTGGGGCCAGCGACTTAGGCACCCTcatcctgcctctgccagggCGTCCTGGGGATCCGCAGCCCACAGGTGTTCTACTTGGTCCTGGACATGCTGGATGTGGAAAAGAGCCCGTTTGTGAAGAAGAGTGTAAGGCATTCACCTCTCCCCCATCTCAACCCTTCCTCCAAGCCTCTCCCACCTACCCTCACCACTTGCTCTTTGTCAAgggcggcaggggtgggggtggggggttaaaCCCTTACACTCCGTCCCTTGACCTCACTCCCTCACTCCCTGAGGCCACAGTGGCCTGTGGCCAGAGTCCCCCCTCTCTGGGAGCAATCCTCCCCTCCCAGCATTGGCCTGAAGTGAGCCAGCTGCAGGGCCTTTGTTTCAATGCAGCTACAAGAAACATTAATTCTTTTGGCCTCAATTGATCCCTGGATCCAAAACAAGCTGAAGAACAAGGTTCTCTGCATCTATGAGGTGCCTAAGAGCAGCTTGAAGGAAGAGCCTACGAAGTTCCAGAAAAAGCCTGAGGACCCAGAAGAGTTAAATGTCCCAGATTTTCAACTTGCACAGCTGAACCCCTTGTTCCTTACAAAGCCCAGAGCCACATCAGACCAGCAGAAAAGGCTAAACACCCACAAAGGGTCTGAAACCTCTCCTTTCCCACCCTGTTACTCAAAACCACAAAAACACGGGTCACAGGACACCACAGGGTCCTGGGCACGAGCGATCAGGAAACAGCTTCGGATCCTTGCTGAAACCTCCATTAGGTCAGTTCTTTTGGCCAAGTCCCTGCTCTCTCCTTAAGGAtgcttctcagagttcctgtcatggctcagcagaaatgaatctgactaggatccatgaggacacaggctcgatccctgatcatgctcagtgggttaagtccatcgatgccatgagctgtggtgtaggccgaagacgaggctcagatctggcattgctgtgactgagatgtaggccagtgactgcagctccaattcaattcctagcctgggaaccttcatatgcctcgggtgtggccctaaaaagaccaaaaaaaaaaaaaaagttgcttctcAAGCTCCCCCAAGAAAACAATCTATATTTAATTTCCCATGAATAAAAGAGAGTCACTCTCCATACCACTGCTGTTCCTGTCATCCTGGAACGATCATGTGGCAATAAAACGCAGGTCTCCTCAGTCCTGGCTGGTGCCTCCTCCCACTCAGCCACATGTCCCTTTCATGAGACTGAGCTGATCCGGATGGCCAGCCTGCCTCCTAAATCGAGCCCAGAATTTGATGACAAAGCTAGAGAGTTGAGCCTCTGCCCAGAGGGGGCTGTCAAagaggaaatgggagaaaatcctggGAAGCTTAGCCTGTGGACcatttccttttactaacttGCCCCACCCAACCCCCACTTCCCTGGTCAGGAGGTAAATTAGGCTTAAGCGAGACCAACCAATCTCTCTGCTGTCTCTCCTATACTCTGCTTTCTACCTGCCTCAGGGTCATTCCCTTTATCAGACTCTATTTACTCTCTAtaactgcctttctttcttttgctttttgttctttcgctttttagggccacacccacagtgtatggacgttcccaggctagggggtcaaatcagagctgcacctgccggcttacaccacagtcacaccaacgcaggatctgagccgtgtctgcaacctacaccacagctcagagcaatgccggattcttaacccactgatcgaggccatggatcaaacctgcgtcctcatagatcctagtcaggtttattaccgctgagccacaacgggaactcccttactttcttatttttactgAAAGCTCCCATTTCCCTTTGCCAACAGGACTGGCTACACTGATCCTAAAAAGCTACATCCTCCATCAAAAAGGAAAAGCccagactttggagtcagatctGAAATCGAATCCTAGGGTTCATCGCTAACTAGATCtctgactttggacaagttactcaaTCTTTGTTTCCTCGcctataaaatgaagagaataacACGTATGAATTCTGAGAGCTCCTATGAGAATTAAACAATAAGACAAAGTCTGACAGTGCCTGGCATTCCACCGCAGGCACTCAGATGTGGACTTCTTTTCTCTCTCGTCTTCTCTTTAGTTTGCCATGTGAGCACGTGACCACCAGAGGTTAAAAAGGTCCTGCTACCACCATTTACTCCCCCAGTTTTGTTGAGTGATCCAACAGGAGGTCAAGCTTTTCCCATCAAGCAGAGAAGGGCCAAAATGAAAGAGATGCTCGCTTCTACTTCCCCACACTCCAGGTTCTATTGTGGTCCAGTTATTCTGAATCCAGCATTGTGTGTCACTGAGATTTAtctgcccacctgcctgccccACCACTTCCAGATTCATGTTTTGTTTCAGAGCTGTAGGTAAAAACCAAAAGACTAGTTCCAATATTCTGGAGTATAAGCAACACTGCCTCTAATAGTTTGGCACAAAGACCAAAGATGGACAAATGATCTTTCTCTCCTTTGCCCATTCTGCAGTTTTGCACCAATGAGCAACATCACCCAAATTTCCCTGGGCCTTAACAGCCTATGAGTACAAACAAGACCTTATTAACTATATAATTCAGGCTCTCAACTCCTGCAGAATGCGGCCCACAGCAAACGGGAAGAGGGACACCTTTAGGGTGAAAGACAATGACTGTatctttgggtttgtttggtaGCTCTGCCTGTGCAACAGACACAGGGAGATGTGTCTGGTACTCAAtgcattaaaactttttttttttttttgctttttagggccacacctgcagcatatcgaagttcccaggctaggggtcaaatgagagctacagctgccagcctggaccacagccacagcaactcgggatctgagccacatctgcaacctacaccatagctcatggcaacgccagatccttaacccactgagcaaggccaggaat
The Phacochoerus africanus isolate WHEZ1 chromosome 14, ROS_Pafr_v1, whole genome shotgun sequence DNA segment above includes these coding regions:
- the HEATR9 gene encoding protein HEATR9; amino-acid sequence: MAHQKSVDIFDLNRSMLKYPWLEYPERTKELRRATAPVDLPLSCYQMPKEEIPPSPECWRQHPSKPDSVPYCHSKKPELCTHWRTLCDQRKEREAQKIPRQMRDHSRNIEEGALIQKLHLPMSKLTIKSQREPKPLDPTGDPMKWQRLKELTRSLKSPREDEQLYAAQALGCLGVNDKFIMEALWQVAQTGPEKVKYEAYRTLAILGCLNKHVIHALIKQLKGQNEGQRMDTLTVLRAALNSRATVPKDQRTQVEDEEKLVPVLQMLIKKSVNKAAMEAALCLGFLRPCNNIAREYLLQCLCQGPKTQQMKALSMLVKIMGVHSATVIRTILDQLCDSSALEHRFEAIQMLKTIGLERIQAHGLEGLTFDLLRRKTYNEPFFAMRQAVAETVEELKMKPAMMNLVEAQLMSSNTTARQEAVISLGVLGIRSPQVFYLVLDMLDVEKSPFVKKSLQETLILLASIDPWIQNKLKNKVLCIYEVPKSSLKEEPTKFQKKPEDPEELNVPDFQLAQLNPLFLTKPRATSDQQKRLNTHKGSETSPFPPCYSKPQKHGSQDTTGSWARAIRKQLRILAETSIRSVLLAKSLLSP